The proteins below come from a single Mycolicibacterium sp. TY81 genomic window:
- a CDS encoding three-helix bundle dimerization domain-containing protein — protein sequence MSEEPTSLAEQTFRDLLTAAITRGDRPPPTTILGPTCWIALDALAREHPDATPERVIAAYDAFAIEHQGTGGTENDVEAEVDPTTARATEYAAIDALVAQLTITYPNIDPRTVRAVVRRIHADFHDHAVRDFIPLFVEQAAHRKLA from the coding sequence ATGTCCGAAGAACCCACGAGCCTCGCCGAGCAGACCTTCCGGGATCTGCTCACCGCGGCCATCACGCGGGGAGACCGGCCGCCACCCACCACGATTCTGGGCCCGACCTGCTGGATTGCGCTCGACGCGCTGGCCCGCGAGCACCCGGACGCCACGCCCGAGCGCGTCATCGCGGCGTACGACGCGTTCGCGATCGAACATCAGGGCACCGGCGGAACCGAGAACGACGTCGAGGCCGAGGTCGATCCCACCACCGCGCGGGCCACCGAATACGCCGCCATCGACGCGCTGGTGGCGCAACTGACCATCACCTACCCGAACATCGACCCCCGGACGGTGCGGGCCGTTGTCCGCCGGATACACGCCGATTTCCACGATCACGCGGTGCGGGACTTCATCCCACTCTTCGTGGAGCAGGCTGCGCACCGGAAACTCGCCTAG
- a CDS encoding NAD-dependent epimerase/dehydratase family protein codes for MKVLVTGGTGFVGAHIVAVLIRDGHDVRMLVRRAEQVPISLEPLGVSVDDIVVGDVLDREVVAAGLDGVDAVVHAAAVFSLDARRAAEITRTNLRATELVVGGAVERGLDPIVHISSTVALTCRDGGGPDLPLGDVGLPYAKSKRDSEVQIRAFQSGGAPVVSVYPGGVLGPHDPYLGTQVELFTWIVKGWLPVWPRGGAHYVDVRDVADVVAACMVRGNGPRRYVVPGHHLTGDLMHGTLHKITGRWLPFVTTPSIVAKPFSRFVELLNKVLPDDIHLPADVETVELAERDTRFDTSPTTEDLGVVARPFEETARDTLLWLIEIGALPSRYAGNLR; via the coding sequence ATGAAGGTTCTGGTGACCGGGGGGACGGGCTTTGTCGGAGCGCATATCGTTGCCGTGCTGATCCGTGACGGACACGATGTGCGGATGCTGGTTCGGCGGGCGGAGCAGGTGCCGATATCACTTGAACCGCTGGGTGTTTCGGTCGACGACATCGTCGTCGGTGATGTGCTGGACCGCGAGGTGGTGGCTGCCGGACTCGACGGTGTCGACGCCGTCGTCCACGCGGCCGCCGTGTTCAGTCTCGACGCGCGCCGAGCCGCCGAGATCACCCGGACCAACCTGCGCGCAACGGAATTGGTCGTGGGCGGTGCGGTGGAACGCGGCCTGGATCCCATCGTGCACATTTCGTCGACAGTGGCCCTCACGTGTCGCGACGGCGGCGGACCCGACCTGCCGCTGGGCGACGTCGGCCTGCCGTACGCCAAGTCGAAACGTGATTCAGAGGTACAGATTCGAGCATTCCAGTCGGGCGGGGCTCCCGTGGTGTCGGTGTACCCCGGTGGCGTGTTGGGACCGCACGATCCGTATCTGGGGACTCAGGTCGAGCTGTTCACCTGGATCGTGAAGGGCTGGCTTCCCGTGTGGCCGAGGGGCGGTGCCCACTACGTCGACGTCCGCGATGTCGCCGATGTCGTTGCCGCATGCATGGTGCGGGGCAACGGACCGCGTCGCTATGTGGTGCCCGGCCATCACCTGACCGGGGACCTGATGCACGGCACGCTGCACAAGATCACCGGACGCTGGCTGCCATTCGTGACGACGCCGTCCATCGTGGCCAAGCCCTTCAGCCGTTTCGTGGAACTGCTCAACAAGGTGCTGCCGGACGACATTCACCTCCCCGCGGACGTCGAGACCGTCGAGCTCGCCGAGCGGGACACCCGCTTCGACACGTCGCCCACCACGGAGGACCTCGGCGTCGTCGCGCGGCCGTTCGAGGAAACCGCCCGCGACACCCTGCTGTGGCTCATCGAAATCGGTGCGCTGCCAAGCAGATACGCCGGCAATCTGCGCTGA
- a CDS encoding alpha/beta hydrolase: protein MTDIKPVLEPEALAFCQATDTPPFLYQLPPAEGRKTVDEVQSGAVQMPDVDDEWITVEGGPTGSVQVRIVKPAGTTGPLPVIFYIHGAGWVFGNAHTHDRLVRELAVGADAAVVFPEYDLSPEAKYPTAIEQNYAAAQWVFAHGAEKGLDSSRFAVSGDSVGGDMAAVLTLMAKDRGDVTICHQVLLYPVTAADFDTPSYHQFAEHYFLSREGMKWFWDQYTENDAQRDEIYASPLRATVEQLEGLPPALVITAEADVLRDGGEAYAAKLREAGVPVVQVRFGGIIHDFMMLNALRSTHAATAAIKLAQDTLRTALQEKTP from the coding sequence ATGACCGACATCAAGCCGGTGCTCGAGCCCGAGGCGCTCGCCTTCTGCCAGGCCACCGACACACCGCCATTCCTCTACCAGCTGCCGCCGGCCGAAGGCCGCAAGACGGTCGACGAGGTGCAGTCCGGCGCAGTCCAGATGCCCGACGTCGACGACGAGTGGATCACCGTCGAGGGTGGACCCACGGGCTCGGTGCAGGTCCGCATCGTCAAGCCCGCCGGGACCACCGGCCCCCTGCCGGTGATCTTCTACATCCATGGCGCGGGCTGGGTATTCGGCAACGCCCACACGCACGACCGCCTGGTCCGGGAACTGGCCGTCGGCGCCGACGCCGCCGTGGTGTTCCCCGAGTACGACCTGTCCCCCGAGGCCAAGTATCCGACCGCCATCGAGCAGAACTACGCCGCCGCACAATGGGTCTTCGCCCACGGCGCCGAAAAAGGTTTGGATTCTTCGCGATTCGCGGTGTCCGGCGATTCGGTGGGTGGCGACATGGCCGCCGTGCTCACGCTCATGGCCAAGGACCGGGGCGACGTGACGATCTGCCACCAGGTGCTGCTCTACCCCGTCACCGCGGCGGACTTCGACACGCCGTCGTATCACCAGTTCGCCGAACACTACTTCCTGAGCCGCGAGGGCATGAAGTGGTTCTGGGATCAGTACACCGAGAACGACGCGCAACGCGATGAGATCTACGCGTCACCGTTGCGTGCCACCGTCGAGCAGCTCGAAGGCCTACCACCGGCTCTGGTGATCACCGCCGAGGCCGACGTCCTGCGCGACGGCGGCGAGGCCTACGCCGCGAAACTGCGCGAGGCCGGTGTGCCTGTCGTGCAGGTGCGGTTCGGCGGCATCATCCACGACTTCATGATGCTCAACGCGCTCCGTTCAACCCACGCGGCCACTGCCGCAATCAAACTCGCGCAGGACACGCTGCGCACCGCACTGCAGGAGAAGACACCATGA
- a CDS encoding acyl-CoA dehydrogenase family protein, which yields MSTHLTDEEALLVATVRAFIDRDVKPTVRDVEHANTYPEAWIEQMKQIGIYGLAIPDEYGGSPVSMPCYVEVTQELSRGWMSLAGAMGGHTVVAKLIGLFGTDEQKQTYLPRMATGELRATMALTEPGGGSDLQNMSTTARRDGTDLVINGSKTWISNARRSGLIALLCKTDPSAEPRHKGISVVLVEHGPGLTVSRDLPKLGYKGVESCELTFDGYRTPASSILGGEPGKGFGQMMKGLETGRIQVASRALGVATAALEDALDYAQERESFGQPIWKHQSVGNYLADMATKLTAARQLTRYAAERYDSGERCDMEAGMAKLFASEIAMEIALNAVRIHGGYGYSTEYDVERYFRDAPLMIVGEGTNEIQRNVIAAQLVARGGL from the coding sequence GTGTCCACTCACCTGACCGACGAAGAGGCCCTGCTCGTCGCGACCGTGCGCGCGTTCATCGACCGCGACGTCAAGCCCACGGTGCGCGATGTCGAACACGCCAACACCTACCCCGAGGCGTGGATCGAACAGATGAAGCAGATCGGCATCTACGGGCTCGCGATCCCCGACGAGTATGGCGGTTCCCCGGTGTCGATGCCGTGTTATGTCGAAGTGACGCAGGAACTCTCACGCGGATGGATGAGCCTGGCCGGCGCCATGGGCGGTCACACCGTGGTGGCCAAGCTGATCGGCCTGTTCGGCACCGACGAACAGAAGCAGACGTACCTGCCGCGCATGGCCACCGGTGAACTGCGCGCGACCATGGCGCTGACCGAACCGGGCGGCGGCTCGGATCTGCAGAACATGTCGACCACTGCCCGCCGGGACGGCACCGACCTGGTGATCAACGGATCCAAGACATGGATCAGCAACGCGCGCCGCTCGGGGCTGATCGCACTGCTGTGCAAGACCGACCCGTCCGCCGAGCCACGGCACAAAGGCATTTCGGTGGTGCTCGTCGAACACGGTCCCGGGCTGACGGTGTCACGCGATCTGCCCAAGCTGGGCTACAAGGGTGTCGAATCCTGCGAGCTGACGTTCGACGGCTACCGCACGCCCGCGTCGTCGATCCTCGGGGGCGAGCCCGGCAAGGGCTTCGGCCAGATGATGAAAGGCCTTGAGACAGGCCGGATTCAGGTGGCCTCGCGTGCGCTCGGCGTCGCGACCGCGGCGTTGGAGGACGCACTCGACTACGCGCAGGAACGCGAGAGCTTCGGGCAGCCGATCTGGAAGCACCAGTCCGTCGGCAACTACCTGGCGGACATGGCCACCAAACTCACCGCGGCGCGCCAGCTGACGCGGTATGCCGCCGAGCGCTACGACAGCGGCGAACGCTGCGACATGGAAGCCGGCATGGCCAAGCTGTTCGCATCCGAGATCGCCATGGAGATCGCGCTCAATGCCGTCCGGATCCACGGTGGCTACGGCTATTCCACCGAATACGACGTCGAACGCTACTTCCGCGACGCCCCGCTGATGATCGTCGGCGAAGGCACCAACGAAATCCAGCGCAACGTCATCGCCGCGCAGTTGGTCGCCCGCGGTGGGCTCTGA
- a CDS encoding FAD-binding oxidoreductase, with translation MHAAALNRLADALPDGALITDPDIIERYRRDSAADPNAGTPIAVVRPAGTADVQQVLRWAAEHRVAVVPRGAGSGLSGGADAVDGSVVLSTERMRDIRIDPATRTAVVQPGLTNTEVKRAAAEHGLWYPPDPSSIDISSIGGNAATNAGGLCCVKYGVTGDYVLGMEVVLADGTALRLGGPLLKDVAGLSLTKLFIGSEGILGVITELTLRLIPAQPPASTVVALFDSVEDAANAVVAITGEIRPAMLEFMDHASINAAEDHMRMGLDRSARAMLLMQSDAPGAAAEEVATIVRNCEKCGATEVFATDDPAEGAAFTAARRGMFGAVEKLGSLLLEDVGVPIPQLPALVTGVEDIADTCDVQIYMVAHAGDGNTHPIIVYDPTDPDATDRAQRAFARIMELAIGLGGTITGEHGVGRLKRDWLPAQLGDDAIALTRRIKDALDPQGILNPGAVLR, from the coding sequence ATGCACGCCGCCGCACTGAACCGTCTGGCCGATGCCCTGCCCGACGGCGCGCTGATCACCGATCCCGACATCATCGAGCGCTACCGCCGAGATTCGGCAGCCGACCCGAACGCCGGCACCCCCATCGCCGTGGTGCGCCCCGCCGGTACCGCTGACGTGCAGCAGGTGCTGCGGTGGGCCGCCGAACACCGCGTCGCCGTGGTACCGCGCGGCGCCGGATCGGGCCTGTCCGGCGGGGCCGACGCCGTCGACGGATCCGTGGTGCTCAGCACCGAACGGATGCGGGACATCCGGATCGATCCGGCCACCCGGACAGCCGTGGTGCAGCCGGGCCTGACCAACACCGAGGTCAAGCGCGCGGCTGCCGAACACGGTCTGTGGTATCCGCCGGACCCGTCGTCCATCGACATCTCGTCGATCGGCGGCAATGCCGCGACCAACGCGGGCGGCCTGTGCTGCGTGAAGTACGGCGTCACCGGTGATTACGTGCTCGGCATGGAGGTCGTGCTGGCCGACGGCACGGCATTGCGGCTGGGTGGTCCGTTACTGAAAGACGTTGCGGGACTGTCGTTGACGAAACTGTTCATCGGGTCCGAGGGGATTCTGGGGGTTATCACCGAGCTGACGCTGCGGTTGATCCCGGCTCAACCGCCCGCGTCGACCGTGGTGGCTTTGTTCGACTCCGTCGAGGATGCCGCCAACGCCGTGGTCGCCATCACCGGTGAAATCCGGCCGGCCATGCTGGAATTCATGGATCACGCGAGCATCAACGCCGCCGAGGACCACATGCGGATGGGCCTGGACCGGTCTGCCCGGGCGATGTTGTTGATGCAGTCCGACGCGCCGGGGGCCGCGGCGGAAGAAGTGGCGACGATCGTGCGCAACTGCGAGAAGTGCGGCGCCACCGAGGTTTTCGCCACCGATGATCCGGCCGAGGGCGCCGCGTTCACCGCCGCCCGCCGCGGCATGTTCGGCGCGGTCGAGAAGCTCGGCAGCTTATTGCTCGAGGACGTGGGCGTCCCGATACCGCAACTTCCCGCGTTGGTCACGGGGGTCGAGGACATCGCCGATACCTGCGACGTGCAGATCTACATGGTGGCGCACGCCGGCGACGGCAACACCCATCCGATCATCGTGTACGACCCCACCGACCCCGACGCCACCGACCGCGCCCAGCGCGCGTTCGCCCGCATCATGGAGCTGGCCATCGGGCTCGGCGGCACCATCACCGGCGAACATGGCGTCGGACGGCTGAAGCGGGACTGGCTACCCGCTCAGCTGGGCGACGACGCCATTGCCCTGACGCGGCGCATCAAAGACGCGCTGGATCCGCAGGGCATTCTCAACCCCGGTGCGGTGCTGCGCTAG
- a CDS encoding acetoacetate decarboxylase, with protein MATQLTEVEFAGQTVEVPKGGYYDRYRSNPNLDEVAQDPAVGNIDWFRRIPKVQVDSRVGPLWAPNFYYRASIVQANLLAPLDRLAAMLPAPLEPLRAVPGYGIAALTFFSYAVCDNDPYDEVSVAAVIRKPGDHGVVSGLLPELELLNALRRRNFYAHVLALPVTTEIARVRGVNGYQLPKWRTDISVDISDAVHAEIDGPTGKPDVTLHAPLPEFTDVPSQSRMGTNTMIHLVDGQWRQTSVQSNTLSYAQRSFPRDVTIARNGGPLSDLLDGLGASRVLSLDIAKDAQLVLNLPRPLNAFG; from the coding sequence ATGGCTACGCAACTCACCGAGGTCGAATTCGCCGGCCAGACCGTCGAGGTGCCGAAGGGCGGTTACTACGACCGCTACCGCTCGAACCCGAATCTGGACGAGGTGGCACAAGACCCCGCGGTAGGCAACATCGACTGGTTCCGGCGCATCCCGAAGGTTCAGGTCGACTCACGGGTGGGGCCGTTGTGGGCGCCGAACTTCTACTACCGCGCCAGCATCGTTCAGGCGAATCTGCTTGCGCCGCTGGACCGTTTGGCCGCGATGCTCCCCGCCCCGCTGGAGCCATTGCGCGCCGTGCCCGGTTACGGCATCGCCGCGCTGACGTTCTTCTCGTACGCGGTGTGCGACAACGATCCCTACGATGAGGTGTCCGTTGCCGCCGTCATTCGCAAGCCCGGAGACCACGGCGTGGTGTCGGGCCTGCTGCCCGAACTCGAACTGCTGAATGCCCTGCGGCGCAGGAACTTCTACGCGCACGTGCTGGCGCTACCGGTCACCACCGAGATCGCCCGGGTTCGCGGAGTCAACGGTTACCAGCTGCCGAAGTGGCGCACCGACATCAGCGTCGACATCAGTGACGCCGTGCACGCCGAGATCGACGGGCCCACAGGGAAACCCGATGTGACGCTGCACGCGCCGCTGCCCGAGTTCACCGACGTGCCGTCGCAGTCCCGCATGGGTACCAACACCATGATCCATCTGGTCGACGGCCAGTGGCGCCAGACGTCGGTGCAGTCCAACACGCTGTCGTACGCGCAGCGCAGCTTCCCTCGCGACGTGACCATCGCCCGTAACGGCGGCCCGCTCAGCGACCTGCTCGACGGGCTCGGCGCGTCCCGGGTCCTGAGCCTGGACATCGCCAAGGATGCGCAGTTGGTCCTGAACTTGCCGCGGCCGCTGAACGCCTTCGGCTGA
- a CDS encoding ClC family H(+)/Cl(-) exchange transporter — MDKGRAGNVIGFVLAAAVVGALTGLAAGSFRVLLDYATQWRASLSQWSHESWWGPIVVVAICAACTALAASLVRRVEPFAEGSGIPRVEAVVAGRAEPGRFRILPVKYVGGLLALGSGLALGREGPSVQMGGSIAVIVASATRRPQADLRILAAAGAAAGLATAFNAPIAGGVFVLEELVKRFDPRTTVATLVASASGFMAAYPFVRSGSEFEVPALADPALADSGWILAVGVLTGVLGVLYNKAIMFGLRTADTSRWPVEVRAALIGAGVGVLVWYSPNLAGGGDHLTQEALLGHGAIGAVTAVLVLRFVLGVVSYAAGTPGGLFAPMLVLGADVGLIVGLIATHVAPQSAPAPAALALIGMAAFFTATVQAPVTGLILATELTGSANQLPPMLGACATALLVAIALGSRPIYDLLTDRAAAAATAAKT, encoded by the coding sequence ATGGATAAGGGACGCGCCGGCAACGTCATCGGGTTCGTCCTCGCGGCAGCCGTCGTCGGTGCGTTGACCGGTCTGGCGGCGGGCAGCTTCCGCGTGCTGCTCGATTACGCGACACAGTGGCGCGCCTCGTTGTCGCAGTGGTCTCACGAAAGTTGGTGGGGCCCCATCGTCGTCGTCGCCATCTGTGCCGCCTGCACCGCGCTGGCCGCGTCGCTGGTCCGCCGCGTCGAACCGTTCGCCGAGGGCAGCGGTATTCCGCGCGTCGAGGCAGTGGTCGCCGGCCGCGCCGAACCGGGCCGGTTCCGAATCCTGCCGGTCAAGTACGTCGGTGGACTGCTGGCCCTCGGCTCGGGCCTCGCCCTCGGCCGCGAAGGGCCGTCGGTGCAGATGGGCGGTTCCATCGCCGTCATCGTCGCCTCGGCGACCCGCCGTCCCCAAGCGGATCTGCGCATCCTCGCCGCCGCCGGTGCGGCCGCCGGCCTGGCGACCGCGTTCAACGCGCCGATCGCCGGCGGGGTGTTCGTCCTGGAGGAGCTCGTCAAGCGCTTCGACCCGCGCACCACCGTCGCCACGCTGGTCGCCTCGGCGTCCGGGTTCATGGCGGCCTACCCATTCGTCCGCTCGGGCAGTGAATTCGAGGTGCCGGCCCTGGCCGATCCGGCGCTGGCCGACTCCGGGTGGATACTGGCCGTCGGCGTGCTCACCGGAGTCCTGGGGGTGCTCTACAACAAAGCCATCATGTTCGGCCTGCGCACCGCCGATACCAGCCGCTGGCCGGTCGAGGTCCGTGCCGCACTCATCGGCGCCGGCGTCGGTGTGCTGGTCTGGTACTCCCCCAACCTCGCAGGTGGCGGCGACCACCTCACCCAGGAAGCGCTGCTGGGCCACGGCGCCATCGGTGCCGTCACGGCGGTGCTGGTGCTGCGTTTCGTCCTGGGCGTGGTCTCGTATGCCGCGGGTACACCGGGCGGCCTGTTCGCACCGATGCTCGTCCTCGGCGCCGATGTCGGACTGATCGTCGGCCTGATCGCGACCCATGTCGCGCCACAATCGGCGCCTGCTCCGGCGGCCCTTGCCCTCATCGGCATGGCAGCGTTCTTCACCGCCACCGTCCAGGCGCCGGTGACGGGCCTCATCCTCGCCACCGAACTCACGGGCAGCGCGAACCAGCTGCCCCCGATGCTCGGTGCCTGTGCGACGGCGCTATTGGTCGCCATCGCACTCGGCTCGCGACCGATCTACGACCTGCTCACCGACCGGGCAGCCGCTGCCGCCACAGCCGCGAAAACGTAG
- a CDS encoding type 1 glutamine amidotransferase domain-containing protein — translation MTKRILNVVTNVSHYEDPSEPTGLWLSELTHAYHVFAEAGYEQTIVSPQGGLSPLEPRSLKFPNFDKSAKAWKAEAAKMALLADTAAPADIDSADFDAIYFTGGHAVMFDFPDSEGLQRISREIFERGGVVSSVCHGYAGLLNTTLSDGSLLVAGRKLTGFSWTEEVVARVDKLVPYNVEEEMKKRGALYEKGLIPFASYVVADGRLVTGQNPGSAKATAKKVVEVLGRG, via the coding sequence ATGACCAAGCGCATCCTGAACGTCGTCACCAACGTCTCGCACTACGAGGACCCGTCCGAGCCGACCGGCCTGTGGTTGTCGGAGCTGACGCATGCCTACCACGTCTTCGCCGAGGCCGGCTACGAGCAGACCATCGTCAGCCCCCAGGGTGGGCTCTCGCCGCTGGAGCCGCGGTCGCTGAAGTTCCCCAACTTCGACAAGAGCGCCAAAGCCTGGAAAGCCGAGGCCGCCAAGATGGCGCTGCTGGCCGACACCGCCGCGCCGGCGGACATCGACTCGGCGGATTTCGACGCCATCTACTTCACCGGCGGCCACGCGGTGATGTTCGACTTCCCGGACAGTGAAGGACTGCAACGTATCTCGCGGGAAATCTTCGAACGCGGGGGAGTCGTGTCCTCTGTCTGCCACGGCTACGCCGGGCTGCTGAACACCACGCTTTCGGACGGCTCGCTGCTCGTGGCGGGCCGCAAACTCACCGGCTTCTCCTGGACCGAGGAAGTCGTGGCCCGCGTCGACAAGCTGGTGCCCTACAACGTCGAAGAAGAAATGAAGAAGCGCGGCGCACTCTACGAAAAGGGGCTCATTCCCTTTGCTTCGTACGTCGTTGCCGACGGTCGCCTCGTCACCGGGCAGAACCCCGGCTCCGCGAAAGCCACGGCCAAGAAGGTCGTCGAAGTCCTCGGGCGCGGCTAG
- a CDS encoding succinic semialdehyde dehydrogenase, translating into MTTFASPPVAGPRAALLRNLAGRVQAIDPGSRLEVLNSMTGQILADVPRCTPADVAAAAERARAVQPAWAATPVEDRAAMLLRFHDLVLDRQDEVLDLIQLENGKARRHAFEEIIDVAMVSRYYANTAADYLKPKRRQGAQLALTQVWELHHPKGLVGVISPWNYPLTLGISDALPAIVAGNAVLTKPDQQTPFATLWAVRLLEEAGMPQGLVQVVTGSGAELGTSIIEQSDFLMFTGSTAVGRTVAAQAGERLIDCSMELGGKNALLILDDADVDKAVDGAIRACFSNTGQLCISIERIYVPAALWDSFTTRFAAATKKMKLSGALDYSADMGSLISEKQLTTVTRHVADAVDNGAVVLAGGRARPDLGPYFYEPTILTGVHDGMMVYADETFGPLVSLYRVESEAEAIDKANDSPYGLNFSVWTSNPKRGRAVAAKLQAGTVNVNDAYAAAWASVDAPMGGMKASGMGRRHGEHGILKYTESQTIAVERLLPVGAPAWLGAGTYARVMTQGIRLLRRLPGVK; encoded by the coding sequence ATGACGACATTCGCGTCTCCGCCCGTGGCCGGCCCCCGCGCCGCGCTGCTGCGGAACCTGGCCGGCCGGGTACAGGCAATCGACCCCGGCTCCCGTCTCGAAGTCCTCAACTCGATGACCGGTCAGATACTCGCGGATGTCCCGCGGTGCACGCCTGCCGACGTCGCGGCGGCTGCCGAACGGGCCCGCGCGGTCCAGCCCGCATGGGCCGCAACGCCCGTCGAGGACCGCGCGGCCATGCTGCTGCGCTTCCACGATCTGGTGCTGGACCGTCAGGACGAAGTGCTCGACCTCATTCAGCTCGAGAACGGCAAGGCACGGCGCCACGCCTTCGAAGAGATCATCGACGTCGCCATGGTGTCGCGTTATTACGCCAACACCGCTGCCGACTACCTCAAACCGAAGCGGCGGCAGGGCGCGCAGTTGGCCCTCACCCAGGTGTGGGAACTGCACCATCCGAAAGGCCTGGTCGGCGTCATCTCGCCGTGGAACTATCCGCTGACGCTGGGCATCAGCGACGCCCTGCCCGCGATCGTCGCGGGGAACGCGGTGCTCACCAAACCGGACCAGCAGACGCCGTTCGCCACGCTCTGGGCGGTGCGGCTGCTCGAAGAGGCCGGTATGCCACAGGGTTTGGTGCAGGTGGTGACGGGCTCGGGTGCCGAGTTGGGCACGTCGATCATCGAACAGTCCGACTTTCTGATGTTCACCGGCTCGACCGCGGTCGGCCGCACGGTCGCCGCGCAGGCAGGCGAGCGGCTGATCGACTGTTCGATGGAACTGGGTGGCAAGAACGCGCTGCTGATCCTCGACGACGCCGACGTGGACAAGGCCGTCGACGGCGCGATCCGGGCCTGCTTCTCGAACACCGGTCAGTTGTGCATCTCGATCGAACGCATCTATGTGCCGGCGGCGTTGTGGGACAGCTTCACCACCCGGTTTGCCGCCGCCACCAAGAAGATGAAACTTTCCGGCGCCCTGGACTATTCAGCCGACATGGGCTCGCTGATCTCCGAGAAGCAGCTGACGACGGTGACCCGTCACGTCGCTGACGCGGTGGACAACGGCGCGGTCGTCCTCGCCGGCGGCCGCGCCCGTCCCGACCTCGGGCCGTACTTCTACGAACCGACCATCCTGACCGGCGTACATGACGGCATGATGGTGTACGCCGACGAGACCTTCGGACCGCTGGTGTCTCTCTACCGGGTAGAGAGCGAGGCCGAGGCCATCGACAAGGCCAACGACAGCCCGTACGGCCTGAACTTCAGTGTGTGGACGTCGAATCCGAAACGCGGGCGGGCCGTGGCCGCCAAACTGCAGGCGGGCACCGTCAATGTCAACGACGCCTACGCCGCCGCGTGGGCATCGGTCGACGCACCGATGGGCGGCATGAAGGCCTCCGGCATGGGCCGCCGCCACGGCGAGCACGGCATCCTCAAATACACCGAGTCCCAGACGATCGCCGTCGAGCGGCTGTTGCCCGTCGGTGCACCGGCCTGGCTCGGCGCGGGTACCTACGCCCGTGTCATGACACAAGGCATCCGCCTGCTGCGCCGGCTCCCGGGCGTCAAATGA
- a CDS encoding nitroreductase family deazaflavin-dependent oxidoreductase: MNSNTLSDAGAKLMNRAHRLILTLSGNRLLAKPFGMALVELHTTGRKSGLPRSCYLTSPVHNSRQVVLVASKGGDDRNPDWYRNLQANPECEIVMDGQRRQMSARTATAAEKAELWPKIVSAYRGYADYQRRTSRDIPVVICEPR; encoded by the coding sequence ATGAACAGCAACACGTTGAGTGACGCCGGTGCCAAGCTCATGAACCGCGCACACCGGCTGATCCTGACCCTCAGCGGAAACAGGCTGTTGGCCAAGCCCTTCGGCATGGCGCTGGTGGAGCTGCATACGACAGGTCGCAAATCCGGGCTGCCGCGGTCCTGCTATCTGACGTCGCCCGTGCACAATTCGCGTCAGGTCGTGCTCGTCGCCTCCAAGGGCGGCGACGACCGCAACCCGGACTGGTACCGCAACCTCCAGGCCAACCCCGAGTGCGAGATCGTGATGGACGGACAGCGCCGGCAGATGTCTGCGCGCACCGCAACAGCCGCAGAAAAGGCCGAGCTGTGGCCGAAGATCGTATCCGCCTACCGGGGCTACGCCGACTACCAACGACGGACCAGCCGGGACATACCGGTCGTGATCTGCGAGCCGAGATGA